From the genome of Mucilaginibacter paludis DSM 18603:
AACCTCGGGGCTGGTCATTGCTGTTTCCATAGGTGTTTAGTTTTTAATGTTATAGTCCAAAACATCGCAAACCGACTTCGCTATCATTAATTCTTCATTTGTTGGAATGACACGAACTGATATCGTACTGATGTCGGCAGAGATAAACGGTTCGTTATTTGAATTTTTTTCTTTATCCAGCTCTATACCTAAAAATTCAAGACCGTGACAGATCCTTTCACGGACCTCGGGAGAATTTTCACCTATACCACCTGAAAACACCAGCGTATCTAAACCGTGAAGGGCTGCGGCAAATGAGCCAATGGATTTTCGGGCCTGGTAACAAAATAGCTCAACGGCTTCTGCAGCGCGCCTGTCATTTGCCTGGATTTTTAACAGCTCCCTCATATCGGCGCTGGTTTCAGAAATACCCAACAGGCCGGATTCATGATTAACAAGCTGATTAAACTGTTTAGGGCTAAGCGATTGGGCTTTCATTAAATACCAGGCTACCCCAGGGTCAAGATCACCGGACCGTGTACCCATAGGTATACCGCCCGCCGGTGAAAACCCCATACTGGTATCTATGCTTTTACCTTCTTTAACAGCTGCGAGGCTTGCGCCGTTCCCCAAATGCGCTAGTATCACTCTGTGCCTCGACGTTTCACGCCATTCTTCCAGGTCAAGCTGTTCCATTAGATAGGCATAAGAAAGCCCGTGAAAGCCGTACCGTTTAATACCCATAGCCTGAAATCGACGTGGAATGGAGACTAACTTTGCCACAGGCGGCATAGTGGTATGAAAGGAAGTATCAAAACAGGCGACTTGTACCAGGTCCGGGTAGCGCTTCCTGAAAACGGAGATCATTTTAATTTCTTCAGGCAGATGTTCGGGATCGAAGGCGCTGATCTTTTTCAAATCGTTCATTAGATCATCGGTGATCTTTTCCGGTTTATCATGGTCCAGGCCTTGAACCACCCTATGCCCAATCCCCTTGACCAGTTCAAAATCTACCTGTTTTTCCAGCCACCCAATCAGCCAGCTAGCGGTGGATTCATAGTCATTAGTTTTAAGGTCAATTTTATGAGTCGGATGATGCCCGGGATTTTTAAATCGCAGTGCAATGCTTTTTTGGCCGAT
Proteins encoded in this window:
- a CDS encoding acetate/propionate family kinase, which codes for MEAGKNQVLTINGGSSSIKFALYQADIRLNEILSGEIENIGQKSIALRFKNPGHHPTHKIDLKTNDYESTASWLIGWLEKQVDFELVKGIGHRVVQGLDHDKPEKITDDLMNDLKKISAFDPEHLPEEIKMISVFRKRYPDLVQVACFDTSFHTTMPPVAKLVSIPRRFQAMGIKRYGFHGLSYAYLMEQLDLEEWRETSRHRVILAHLGNGASLAAVKEGKSIDTSMGFSPAGGIPMGTRSGDLDPGVAWYLMKAQSLSPKQFNQLVNHESGLLGISETSADMRELLKIQANDRRAAEAVELFCYQARKSIGSFAAALHGLDTLVFSGGIGENSPEVRERICHGLEFLGIELDKEKNSNNEPFISADISTISVRVIPTNEELMIAKSVCDVLDYNIKN